From a region of the Mytilus galloprovincialis chromosome 3, xbMytGall1.hap1.1, whole genome shotgun sequence genome:
- the LOC143068650 gene encoding uncharacterized protein LOC143068650, with protein MQNETISRRVANIEASGNVIMIDQRSNRVIEADVNFIKIKTLIASCDSGGKYRVTVDTGGTPGFDDGILEILTKPGKPSIDQQLHTVEGNTVIYTCTGNVGNPPGYIEFLVRKKGEENFTVSSIASTASQVTPNNNCNNEQTFYHEHIATSDWNRTTIKCRAVNQRTITENDDTNSYISKEEEIVLIQADYCLSSKNEYKAHPRGCNYYVWCVNSRLFSLRCVTHTCFSNIDDAGPCVLCQDAPPPCNATTS; from the exons atgcaaaatgaaacaatttcAAGACGAGTTGCAAATATTGAAGCTAGTGGGAATGTAATTATGATTGATCAAAGATCGAATCGTGTAATTGAAGCCGacgtcaacttcatcaaaataaaaacactGATTGCATCTTGTGATTCTGGAGGGAAATATCGAGTAACGGTTGACACTGGTGGAACTCCGGGATTCGATGACGGAATTCTTGAAATACTAA CGAAACCAGGTAAACCATCGATTGATCAACAGCTTCACACAGTAGAAGGAAATACagtaatttatacatgtactgGAAATGTTGGAAATCCACCAGGCTATATTGAATTTCTTGTTCGTAAAAAGGGCGAAGAAAATTTTACTGTTTCATCTATTGCGTCAACTGCGTCTCAAGTGACACCGAATAACAATTGTAATAATGAACAAACTTTTTATCACGAGCATATTGCTACATCTGACTGGAATAGGACAACTATTAAATGTAGAGCTGTAAATCAGAGGACAATTACAGAAAATGATGATACAAATTCGTATATTTCTAAAGAGGAAGAAATCGTTTTGATTCAAG CTGATTATTGTTTATCATCGAAAAATGAGTACAAAGCCCATCCTCGAGGTTGTAATTATTATGTATGGTGTGTTAATTCGAGACTATTTTCTCTACGATGTGTAACACATACCTGTTTCAGTAATATCGACGACGCTGGTCCATGTGTTTTGTGTCAAGACGCACCTCCACCTTGTAATGCTACAACATCGTAG